Part of the Bradyrhizobium sp. AZCC 1721 genome, TTTCCCCAGAACAGGCCGTCTGGCTGCCGACCGGTACCAAACACTCGGTCGGCTCCCTCATGGGCGCGGAATTCCGAAGCCTCTGGGTAGCCGATGACGCAAGCCAAGGAATGACCTCCGGGACGGCGGTCATTCATGTATCCGCGCTTCTGCGGGCACTCATCATAGAGGCCGTATCGCTCAAACAAGAAGATCGTCACTACGCCGACCGCGTTACCGCACTCATCCTCGAGCAGTTGCGACGGGCAACGCCCATCTCGGGAGCCCTCCCATGGCCTACCCACCCGGCCTTGCTTGCACTTTGTGAGAACCTTTATGCCGATCCCGCCAATCCCCGTCACAGTGACAAGTGGGGGCTTGAGATCGGGATGTCGCCGCGAACGCTGACCCGACGCTTTGAGAGCGAAGTCGGCATGAGCTTGCGCACCTGGCGTCAGCGTCTGCGCCTTTTCAAGGCGATAGAAATGTTGGGCAGCGACCTTCCGATCACGGAGATCGCACTACGCCTTGGTTATTCCTCGGCGTCAGCATTCATATTCATGTTTCGCTCGGAAATGAGAGTTAGTCCTCTTCAATATAGACGCAATCTAAGCCACGTAGCTGGTAGTGGGGCCGCATGAAGCGCAGGGTCGAACTCGGCGTCAGAAGTCGGGTGCTTCCTCACGCGCGGTTCGCGCCTGGTGACGCAGGTGCTGCCAGACAGCCAGGGCGACCGATAGCGCCGCACAGAACAGTAGCGCGCCGGAAATCGGCCGCGTGAAGAACAGCAGCGGGTTGTCGTCCGTCATGATCGCCCGAATAAGGTTGATCTCGATCTGATCGCCGAGGATGAGGCCGAGGATGAGCGGAGCCAACGGAAATCCGCCCTTCACCAGCGCATAGCCGAACACACCAAAGATGAGCAGGACATACACGCTCTGCATCGTGTTGTTGAGCGCGTAAGCACCGATCACGCAAAGCACCAGCACGATGGGCGCAAGCACCGCGAGCCTGACCCGGGTGATCTGAAGCATGAATAGCGCGCCCGCGGCCAGGATCAGCACCATAAGCAGGTGTGCCAAAATGTATGCGGCGTAGATACCGTAGGCGAGGGCGGGTTGCTGGGAGACGAACAGCGGCCCCGACTGGATGCCGTGGATCGTCATGGCGCCCAGCATGACGGCGGTCACGGCGTCGCCCGGGATGCCGAACGCCATGATGGTCACCAGCGAGCCGCCGACATTGGCATTGTTGGACGACTCAGAGGCGATGATGCCCTCGGGGATGCCTGTGCCGAAACGCTCGGGGTGGCGCGAGAACTTCTTCGCCTGGTCGTAGGCCAGCATATTGGCGGCGCTGCCGCCGATCGCCGGCAATACGCCGATCAGGATGCCGACGACCGTCGACCACAAGAGCAGGAACGGACGGCCGAGGATTTCGCCGATCACCTTGAGGTGGGAAACCCCAAGGGAAACCCCAAGACTCGGTTGCGCGGCCAGAACGGCCTCGGGCGTCTTTGGCGCTCTTGTCTTCTCGATGTCGGACATGATCTGTGCGAAGGCAAAGATCCCGATCAGCACCGGCAGGAACGGGAAGCCGCCGCTGATGAACTCGGACCCGAAGGTGAAGCGCGGCACGCTGCCGATCGGGTCCGTGCCGATGACGGTGATCAGGAGGCCAATGGCGGTCGACAGCAGGCCCTTGATGAACGAGGACTCGGCCAGACCCGCCACCATCGCCATGGCCAGCACGAACAGCGAGAAATACTCCCACGGTCCGAACTGAAGTGCGATGGCCGCGAGCGGCCCGGTCACCAGGATCAGGAACAGCCCGCCGAGCAGCCCGCCGAAGAACGACGACCACACGCCGAGCCAGATCGCCCGGCCGGGCGCGCCACCCCGCGCCATCGGAAAGCCGTCGAAGGTCGTGGCGATCGCCGAAGGCGTGCCCGGAATTCCGAGCAGACACGCGGTGACCAGGCCGCCGGCGGAGCCGCCGACATAGACGCCGGTCATCGCGGCCAGCCCCTGCAGAGGATCGAGACCATAGGTGAACGGCAGGATGACGATGATCGTCATCGTGATGGTGACGCCCGGCAGTGCACCGCCGATGACGCCAATGAGCGTGCCCGCGAACAGCGGAACGAGATAATTCCACTGCAGCACCGTCAGCAGCCCATGTCCCAAAAGCTCGAACATGGCCTACCAGTTTGTCCAGCTACCGCGAGGAAGCAGCACCGTGAGATACCGCTCGAAGACCAGATACGTCACCGCCGACGTGCCAATCGCTATTGCCGCGAGGACCGCCCATTGGCGCCAGGTCGTAGGCCTCTCGAGTGTCGCTTGCAACGCGGCGACGAACAGGACGGTGGCGATGCGATAGCCGAGCAGAGGCAGAAGTACCAGGTAGAGCGCGACAATGACGAAGGCGAGCGCGACCAGGCCATAGGCCCGTTGCGGCTGCGCCGGAACTGGGACGTCGGCCGGCTCAGCGCGCGGTGCGACCAGATCCTGCACGATCAGCGCCGCGCTGGTCACGGCCATGAAGATCAGAACGATGCGCGGATAGAAGCCGGGACCGACCGGCACCAGCGGCAGTTGCGGAAGTCCAAACGATTGCACGAGCAGAGCCAGACTGACCGCGAGGAAGATCAATCCGGCAAGGCTATCGCGGCCAAGTCTCATTGCTTGGCAAGACCGAGCTCGGTCATGATCACCTTGCTCTCCCGGTCGAGCTTGTCGAGGAATGGACCGTATTCGGCGGCGTTGAGATAGGAGACGCGCGTGCCTTGCTTCTTCATCGCGTCCGCAAACTCCGCCTCCTTGGCGGCTTTTCCGCAGGCCTCGTCCAGCTTGGCGCGTACCGCGGCCGGCGTGCCCTTCGGTACTATCAGGCCGCGCAAAACCGCGTAGACGATGTCCATGCCGAGCTCCTTCAGCGTCGGCACGTCAGGGGCTTCGGGATCGCGCTTTTCGGCAGCAATGGCAAGAAACTTGAGCTGCCCTGCATCGACCTTGCCCTTCTGCGTCAGGTTGGAATCCGTCAAATCGACATGGCCGCCGAGAATGGCATTCATGCGCGGCGCGAGGCCTTCATAGGAGACGTACTTGAACTTGACGCCGGCCGCCTTTTCGATGAGCGCCGGGAATATGTGGCTGGTCGATCCGAGGGTCGCCCCCACGGTGATCTGGCCCGGACGCTTCTTGGCGTCTTCGGCAAGCTCGGCCCAGGTCTTCCAGGGCGTCTTGGGGCTCGCCGTCAGGACCGATGGCGTCGCAGAGAGCAGGCAGATCGGCTCAAAGTCGCTGTATTTGACGTCTGTGACGCCGGCATAGTGCACAAGGTGGATGTAGTCGTGCACCGCATAAAGCGTATAGCCGTCCGGCGGCGAGCCCTTGGCTTCGCGCGCCCCGACGGTGCCGGAGGCGCCCGTGACGTTGGCGATCACGATTGGCTGACCGATATGCTTCTGTAGAAGCGGCGCAAATGGACGAAAGATGTTGTCCGTATCGCCGCCTGCCGCCCACGGCACGATCATCTTGATCGGGCGCTCAGGATAGTTTTGAGCCGCGGCCGGCATGGCCATCGCGGCCAAGGCTGCTGTCAACGCCAAACTGCGGAGCACTGCCCTCATGACGCATCTCCCTATCGCCGTTGATTGTTTTTCTTTCGATCATAGCAAGACGCCAGCACTTCGCAAACAATGATGCGACAAGGATGGTCCGGCGGCGTGTGCAGCGCACCGCCAATCCAAATTCGGGCTGAGTCCACCGGTGCCCTGAGACGCCTCGCGGAGTATCCTAAGCGGCTGCTTGTGCGTCACGCCGCGTGCGGATTTTGGGAATGTCGCCCCGGAGGGACAACACTCACGAGCTTAAGCGGTCCCGGCAGATCCGGGACCGCTTTTTGTTTGGGCCCCCGTTACAACTCATTCAGCGGGTGGCTCACGCCTTTCCCTGAACGGGTCGGCGGCGTCATCGTGACCGCTACGGCTGCTGAAGAACATCAAGGCCATCAGCCCGCAGCCGATCAGGAGTGAAAAGAACGTTCCGAGTCCAAGGGCGATCCAGCCGTGCTTATCCATTACGGCGTCGCTCGTGGCATTCCACACCGATACAGCCCATACGCCAGTGAGGCCAAGCAGGGCTAGCAAGATCACGAGAAGACCAACCTGTCCGAAGCTAAGATTCCGCATGAGGGGACCCTTTCCAGCACACTGGGGAACGTGGGCAGTCAGAATCTAATCCTAGCCAAGACTGATGCTTGGCGCGCCATTTCGGGCCGGGGCCGCGCATGTAGTGCAGCTCGGGCCGGTAGCTATTGCGTATATCCATAACCAGGTTGTGAATGATGCTGGCGAAGTCAGAGACTGTCTCAGCCGCCTTGCGAGCAGAATCAGATATTGCGGACCAGCGCGCAGAATCGGGTGCAATCGCACGGGGTCCGACGATGCTTTTCCAGATCATCTTTTTTCTCCGTCCGGTTCGATGTGGGTACCGTGATGATCTAGCGGATCGGAGCTGTGGCTGCGCCAGAGCGATTGCCCTGCCTGTAGAGCGATTGCTGCTAGCGCCTGCGCCCTCGCGTGCTCTTTGCGCGTCCGCCCTGCAAGACCGCTGCGAGAGACTCGGCCTCATCATTTGCAGACTTGCAGTTAGTTCTCGCAGCAGGGTTCGAAGCCGCTATAATGGGGGCGGTTGCGACATGATTTGGCGAATGGGCCATGGTGGCAACGAACGATCAGATCGTCACCGTGTTCGGCGGAACCGGCTTTCTGGGCCGCCGCATCGTTCGACAACTGCGCTCACGCGGATTTCCTGTTCGGACCGCGTCAAGGCATCCCGATCACGGCTACACCTTGCCTGGCGCCGAAGACCCGCAACTTCAATCCGTAGAGGCGAACATTCACGACGAGCGGTCGGTCGCGGAGGCGCTTGCCGGCGCTTACGGCGTCGTGAATGCGGTCAGTCTTTACATCGAGCGCGGAGCGGAGACTTTTCAATCCGTTCACGTCGAGGCCGCCCGGCGGGTAGCCATTCAAGCGCACAGGGCTGGCGTCAAAAGGCTGGTCCACATTTCGGGAATCGGCTCCGATGCCACCTCCCAATCGCGCTACATCCGGAAGCGTGGCGAGGGCGAACTGGCGGTCCGGACGGCGTTCGCCGAGGCAACTTTGATCCGTCCGGCGGTGATGTTCGGACCGGACGACGCGTTTCTCGTCGTCATCCTCAAGCTGCTCCGCCAGCTTCCCGTCTATCCGATGTTCGGCCGCGGCGTGACCAGACTGCAGCCGGCCTGTGTGGATGATGTTGCTGACGCGATTGGCCGGATCATGCAGCGCGCCGAGACGACTGACATCTTCGAGTTCGGCGGCCCCCGCGTCTATTCTTACGAGGAGTTGCTGAGAGCCGTGGCGCACCAAGCCGGACTCGCACCTCGACTGATTCCAGTCCCGTTTGTCGCTTGGCATGCACTGGCATGGGCCTCCGAAACGCTCCGGATTCCATTCCTCACGCGCAATCAAGTGGAGCTGATGGAAATCGACACGGTGTCATCGCCAGATATGCCTGGATTTGCCGAGCTTGGGATATCGCCGCACTCGGTCGAGGCAATACTCCAGAAGATGCTGTCTGATTCCGGAGCATGAGACGCCTCGACCAATCCGCGTCAACGGACGCCGGGTTGGTCGATGTTGCGCTCAAGATGAGGAACCAACCTTTGGAGACCCCGTTATTGAATTTAATCAATGCGAGGGCGACCGCGTCATAAGTGAAGGCGGACATCATGGCTACATGTGAAACCTGCGGCAATGACTATGACAAGTCCTTTCAGGTCACAATGAACGGCAAGGCGCACACCTTCGATAGTTTCGAGTGCGCCATTCATGCGCTCGCGCCGACCTGCGATCATTGCGGCATCCGCATCGTCGGGCACGGATTGGAGAAGTCCGGCACGTTCTTCTGCTGCGAGCATTGCGCCGAAAGGGAAGGCGTCAAAGGGCTGCGTGATCGAATCTAGGCCCGGGCAATTGGCGCGGGCTGGATCCCTCCATCCGTCCGCGAAGGACGATGCTTCATGCGCATCAGATGCTTCATGCGCGTCATAAGTCTGCAGGCGCTTTGTGCTCGCTCGGGCAAGCCTGCCAACCGCAATGGGTGCTTTGGGACAGCATGACTGCCGGATAACTTTGCTTGCGCCATTGGAAATTTGAGCATTGAATTCGGCGAAGATGCGCCACTACCGTAAGTAGTTTTCACGTGTGTCTATACCCTCACAGGATGACGTGATGAAGAGACTCGGCTTCGGCATGAGGCGAGTGCGATGGCCTCATGCGGTTGAAGGGAGGTATGCCTATCTCGTCCACCTGACTGATCGGGAGTGGCCAAGCGCGGGAAGCTGATGCGCGCACGACCAGCGCCGTCGTAGCCCAACGAAACAGGGAGGAGAACAATGAGCACCTGGCTTAGCGAGCGAGAGCAGCGTCTTGTCGCGGGCGCGGAGGCGGCATCGGCGGCAACGCCGATTCCCACGCAGATTGTTTCCAACGGCGAGTATCTGCCGCCCCCGCAGAGCGCCGTGCAAAAGAAGGTCGAGGCCCGGATCAACGAGCTCGCCGATGTGAACGGCAAGCACCTCGGCTTGAGCCGCAGGCAGTTCCTGCACACGGGTTGCGGCATGGCGGCAGCATTCCTCGCCATGAACGACGTCTACGGCAATGTTTTCCAGGTCGCGACTGCGGAGGCGCGAGAGCCCGAATTGATGCGGGCACGCGCGCAAGGCCTCGCCGACCAGTTCATATTCGACGTTCAGACCCACTTCGTGCGCGACGACTTCGATCACAAGGAGCTGTTGGGGCTGGCGGACTTTGCGAGCCAGCACTGGAACCCGAAGATGAAGGAGGAGGGCGTCTCCTCGCTCGGCCGCTACAAGTTCCAGAATTATGTGAAAGAGATCTACTACGACAGCGACACCAACATGGCGCTGTTGAGCGGCGCGCCGTTCGATGATCCGAGTTGGTGGCTTCTTTCCAACGAGCAGATCGTCAAGGCCCGCGAACTCATCAACGACTTCGCCGGCTCGCGCCGGCTGCTGGCGCACAGCGTCATCACCCCAAAGCAGCCCGGCTGGATGGAGGAGGTCGACAAGGCGATCGAGGTCTACAAGCCGGATTCCTGGAAGTCCTACACGATCGGCGATCCGCTGGCGCCCTCCAAGTTCCCTTGGCGGCTCGACGACGAGCAGGTGATGTATCCGTTTTACGAAAAAGCCGTGAAGTCCGGCATCAACACGCTGTGCATCCACAAGGGACTGCTGCCGCCCGATTACGAAAAATCGTTCGCCGGCGTGTGGGAATACGCAACCGCATGGGATGTCGGAAAGGCGGCGAAGGACTGGCCGCAGATGAACTTCGTGATCTATCACTCGGCGCTACGGGCGTTCCTCGAGCTGCCGGACAAGGCGTGGGCGGAGTTCGAGCAGACCGGCCGCATCCAGTGGGCCACGGATCTTTCGGAAATCCCGCAGAAGTTCGGCGTCAACAATGTCTATGCCGAACTCGGCACGTCCTTTGCCAACTCGGCAGTGGCGCATCCGAAATTCTGTGCCGCGCTGGTCGGCACGTTGATCAAGGGCATGGGGGTAGACCACGTGATGTGGGGCACCGACTCGGTCTGGTACGGTTCACCGCAGTGGCAGATCGAGGCGCTGCGCCGGCTCGAAATCCCGGAGGACATGCAGAAGAAATACGGCTTTGCACCACTCGGCGACGCCAATAGCGCCACCAAGCAACTGATCTTCGCAGGCAACGCCACCAGGCTCTACAAGATCAAGCTGAGAGCGGCTGACAACACCAGGATGCCGGCCTATTCCGAGGACCGTCTCGCCTCGCTCAAGAACGAATATACGCAGGCAGCTAAGGCGCCCTCGAACCTGCGCTACGGCTACGTTCGCGCCGCGTAAACGTTAGACGGCCGCGCCGGTGGACCGAGCAAGCTTCACGGGCGCGGTCGACGTGCGGCTCCAGTGAAGGGTGTAGATCGACAGAGGCAATTTTGGTTTCGGATGAAAACCAAACGCTTCGTGCGATGTTTGCTTTTCGGCCCAGTAGCTCACATCCCGGGACGCCCGTTGTGTCCCCACAACCGGCATAGGATGATTGCGCCGCAACATGCGCCAACACAATTGGTCGCATCCGGGACTGCCAAACCGGGCTTGTAGGACTTTCGATCAATTGTATTCTCAAGGGAAGCATGCGGAACTCGCATGGCTGCTGCCTAAAGTGCGCAGATCACCATAAGCAGGCGCGAACCAACGTGCCGGTTTTTGGGTGGAGACCGACATGGCCGATGGCGGATCGTTTGACACGTTCCCCAAGTTGCTACTGCGAAACGCCGCGAAATTTGGCAACCGTCCGGCGTTTCGGCACAAGGATCTTGGCATCTGGCAGACATGGACTTGGACCGAGGTCGCTGGGATCGTACGTGCCTATGCCGCGGGTTTGCAGCGGATTGGATTGCAGCCAGGCGACACTTTCGCCATCGTCGGCTCCAACCGGCCGAAGCTCTATTGGACCATGATGGCAGCGCAGGCGCTGCGTGCGATTCCGGTTCCGGTCTATTCGGATGCGGTGGCTGACGAGCTTGCCTACGTCCTTGCCCACGCCGACGTGAAGCTTGTTGCAGCGCAGGATCAGGAGCAGGTCGACAAGATTTTGTCCGTATCCGACCGGGTGCGGCATCTCCGGAAGATTGTCTACGATGAACCGCGTGGACTCCGCGACTACGATCACAGCCGGCTGATCGCAATCCATGATGTCATCGAAGACGGCCGAGCCGCGCTTGCGGTTAATGCTGCGCTTGGCGAGCAGATCGATGAGATCATCCGTCAGGGTGAAGGTTCTGACATCTCGATCATCCTCTATACCTCGGGAACAACCGGCGCGTCGAAGGGCGTCATGCTGTCGGCGCGACGGTGCATCGACGCTGTAACTGATACTGTCAGGTTCGACAGGTTGACCGAGAACGACGTGGCGCTTGCTTATCTGCCGCTCGCCTGGGTGGGAGATCATTACCTCAACTATGCGCAGGGCCTTGCCGCCGGTTTCTGCATGGCGTGTCCCGAGAGCGGTGAGACGGTCGAGCAGGATTTGCGCGAGATCGGACCAACCTTCTATTTCGCTCCACCGCGCGTTTTCGAGAACATGCTGACGCGAGTGATGATCCGCATGGAGGATGCTGCGCCAATCAAGCGGCGTATGTTCGACTACTTCCTCCGCATTGCGCGACGACATGGCGAATCGATTTTGACCGGAAAGCCGGTGCCGGTGTCAGGCCGGCTACTCTATGCGCTTGGACGCTTGATACTCTACGAGCCCCTTAAAAACGTTCTCGGGCTGTCTCGCGTGCGCGTTGCCTATACTGCAGGTGAGGCCATTGGTCCGGATCTTTTCGCGTTTTACCGCTCGATCGGATTGAACCTGAAGCAGCTCTACGGTCAGACTGAAGCATTCCTCTACGTCACTTGTCAGCCTGACGGGGAGATCTACTCCGATACTGTCGGGCCGGCGGCGCCGAACGTCGACATTCGCATTGCGGAATCAGGCGAGGTGCAATTCCGTTCACCCGGCATGTTTGTTCGATATTTCAAGGATCAGGCGAAAACTGCGGAGACCCTGACGCCTGATGGTTACGTCAAGACCGGTGATGCCGGCTTCTTCGACGAGAAGACGGGACATCTGAAGATCATCGATCGCGCAAAGGATGTGGGCCGGCTGGCCGACGGAACGATATTTGCGCCGAAGTATCTTGAGAACAAGTTGAAGTTCTTTCCAAGCATCAAGGAAGCGGTCGCCTTCGGCGATTCCAGGGAGTTCGTTTGCGCCATTCTCAATATCGACCTGACTGCGGTCGGGAGCTGGGCCGAACGCAACAACATTGCCTACGGCTCCTATCAGGAACTGGCGGGCCATCCACTGGTCTACGATCTGGTGGCGAAAAGCGTTGCCGAAGCGAACCGCTCCCTCGCGGAGGAAAAGGTGATGGCTGGCGCACAGATTCGGCGCTTTCTGATTCTGCATAAGGAGCTCGACGCCGACGATGGCGAATTGACACGCACGCAGAAAGTTCGCCGCGGAATCATCGCCGAGCGCTATGCGCCATTGGTCACAGCGCTCTACGACGGTTCGCATGAAGCCGACATTTCCACCGAAGTCACTTTTGAGGATGGCCGCAAGGGCGTGATCGCGGCGCAGGTCAAGATCCGCGACGTGCCGGCAATTGGCGCGACGGAACCCTTGGGGAGGGCCGCATGAGGACGCCGGACACGAGCGAAATCCTGCT contains:
- a CDS encoding amidohydrolase family protein gives rise to the protein MSTWLSEREQRLVAGAEAASAATPIPTQIVSNGEYLPPPQSAVQKKVEARINELADVNGKHLGLSRRQFLHTGCGMAAAFLAMNDVYGNVFQVATAEAREPELMRARAQGLADQFIFDVQTHFVRDDFDHKELLGLADFASQHWNPKMKEEGVSSLGRYKFQNYVKEIYYDSDTNMALLSGAPFDDPSWWLLSNEQIVKARELINDFAGSRRLLAHSVITPKQPGWMEEVDKAIEVYKPDSWKSYTIGDPLAPSKFPWRLDDEQVMYPFYEKAVKSGINTLCIHKGLLPPDYEKSFAGVWEYATAWDVGKAAKDWPQMNFVIYHSALRAFLELPDKAWAEFEQTGRIQWATDLSEIPQKFGVNNVYAELGTSFANSAVAHPKFCAALVGTLIKGMGVDHVMWGTDSVWYGSPQWQIEALRRLEIPEDMQKKYGFAPLGDANSATKQLIFAGNATRLYKIKLRAADNTRMPAYSEDRLASLKNEYTQAAKAPSNLRYGYVRAA
- a CDS encoding AMP-binding protein produces the protein MADGGSFDTFPKLLLRNAAKFGNRPAFRHKDLGIWQTWTWTEVAGIVRAYAAGLQRIGLQPGDTFAIVGSNRPKLYWTMMAAQALRAIPVPVYSDAVADELAYVLAHADVKLVAAQDQEQVDKILSVSDRVRHLRKIVYDEPRGLRDYDHSRLIAIHDVIEDGRAALAVNAALGEQIDEIIRQGEGSDISIILYTSGTTGASKGVMLSARRCIDAVTDTVRFDRLTENDVALAYLPLAWVGDHYLNYAQGLAAGFCMACPESGETVEQDLREIGPTFYFAPPRVFENMLTRVMIRMEDAAPIKRRMFDYFLRIARRHGESILTGKPVPVSGRLLYALGRLILYEPLKNVLGLSRVRVAYTAGEAIGPDLFAFYRSIGLNLKQLYGQTEAFLYVTCQPDGEIYSDTVGPAAPNVDIRIAESGEVQFRSPGMFVRYFKDQAKTAETLTPDGYVKTGDAGFFDEKTGHLKIIDRAKDVGRLADGTIFAPKYLENKLKFFPSIKEAVAFGDSREFVCAILNIDLTAVGSWAERNNIAYGSYQELAGHPLVYDLVAKSVAEANRSLAEEKVMAGAQIRRFLILHKELDADDGELTRTQKVRRGIIAERYAPLVTALYDGSHEADISTEVTFEDGRKGVIAAQVKIRDVPAIGATEPLGRAA
- a CDS encoding complex I NDUFA9 subunit family protein — translated: MVATNDQIVTVFGGTGFLGRRIVRQLRSRGFPVRTASRHPDHGYTLPGAEDPQLQSVEANIHDERSVAEALAGAYGVVNAVSLYIERGAETFQSVHVEAARRVAIQAHRAGVKRLVHISGIGSDATSQSRYIRKRGEGELAVRTAFAEATLIRPAVMFGPDDAFLVVILKLLRQLPVYPMFGRGVTRLQPACVDDVADAIGRIMQRAETTDIFEFGGPRVYSYEELLRAVAHQAGLAPRLIPVPFVAWHALAWASETLRIPFLTRNQVELMEIDTVSSPDMPGFAELGISPHSVEAILQKMLSDSGA
- a CDS encoding tripartite tricarboxylate transporter permease; this translates as MFELLGHGLLTVLQWNYLVPLFAGTLIGVIGGALPGVTITMTIIVILPFTYGLDPLQGLAAMTGVYVGGSAGGLVTACLLGIPGTPSAIATTFDGFPMARGGAPGRAIWLGVWSSFFGGLLGGLFLILVTGPLAAIALQFGPWEYFSLFVLAMAMVAGLAESSFIKGLLSTAIGLLITVIGTDPIGSVPRFTFGSEFISGGFPFLPVLIGIFAFAQIMSDIEKTRAPKTPEAVLAAQPSLGVSLGVSHLKVIGEILGRPFLLLWSTVVGILIGVLPAIGGSAANMLAYDQAKKFSRHPERFGTGIPEGIIASESSNNANVGGSLVTIMAFGIPGDAVTAVMLGAMTIHGIQSGPLFVSQQPALAYGIYAAYILAHLLMVLILAAGALFMLQITRVRLAVLAPIVLVLCVIGAYALNNTMQSVYVLLIFGVFGYALVKGGFPLAPLILGLILGDQIEINLIRAIMTDDNPLLFFTRPISGALLFCAALSVALAVWQHLRHQARTAREEAPDF
- a CDS encoding tripartite tricarboxylate transporter TctB family protein — protein: MRLGRDSLAGLIFLAVSLALLVQSFGLPQLPLVPVGPGFYPRIVLIFMAVTSAALIVQDLVAPRAEPADVPVPAQPQRAYGLVALAFVIVALYLVLLPLLGYRIATVLFVAALQATLERPTTWRQWAVLAAIAIGTSAVTYLVFERYLTVLLPRGSWTNW
- a CDS encoding AraC family transcriptional regulator — protein: MKRHKSRKNVGWKPLDSPRGLGSPEPLIVRVQSLPARSYFAEHSHTWNQLVYAISGALTVNADGRSLVISPEQAVWLPTGTKHSVGSLMGAEFRSLWVADDASQGMTSGTAVIHVSALLRALIIEAVSLKQEDRHYADRVTALILEQLRRATPISGALPWPTHPALLALCENLYADPANPRHSDKWGLEIGMSPRTLTRRFESEVGMSLRTWRQRLRLFKAIEMLGSDLPITEIALRLGYSSASAFIFMFRSEMRVSPLQYRRNLSHVAGSGAA
- a CDS encoding tripartite tricarboxylate transporter substrate binding protein, producing the protein MRAVLRSLALTAALAAMAMPAAAQNYPERPIKMIVPWAAGGDTDNIFRPFAPLLQKHIGQPIVIANVTGASGTVGAREAKGSPPDGYTLYAVHDYIHLVHYAGVTDVKYSDFEPICLLSATPSVLTASPKTPWKTWAELAEDAKKRPGQITVGATLGSTSHIFPALIEKAAGVKFKYVSYEGLAPRMNAILGGHVDLTDSNLTQKGKVDAGQLKFLAIAAEKRDPEAPDVPTLKELGMDIVYAVLRGLIVPKGTPAAVRAKLDEACGKAAKEAEFADAMKKQGTRVSYLNAAEYGPFLDKLDRESKVIMTELGLAKQ